The following proteins are co-located in the Trichormus variabilis 0441 genome:
- the psbD gene encoding photosystem II D2 protein (photosystem q(a) protein) — protein MTIAVGRAPSRGWFDVLDDWLKRDRFVFVGWSGILLFPCAFLALGGWLTGTTFVTSWYTHGLASSYLEGANFLTVAVSSPADSMGHSLLLLWGPEAQGDFTRWCQLGGLWPFVALHGAFGLIGFMLRQFEIARLVGIRPYNALAFSAPIAVFVSVFLMYPLGQSSWFFAPSFGVAAIFRFLLFLQGFHNWTLNPFHMMGVAGVLGGALLCAIHGATVENTLFEDGEGANTFRAFNPTQSEETYSMVTANRFWSQIFGIAFSNKRWLHFFMLFVPVTGLWMSAVGIVGLALNLRAYDFVSQELRAAEDPEFETFYTKNILLNEGIRAWMAPQDQPHEKFVFPEEVLPRGNAL, from the coding sequence ATGACCATCGCAGTAGGAAGGGCCCCCAGTAGAGGGTGGTTTGACGTACTAGACGACTGGTTAAAGCGCGATCGCTTCGTATTCGTAGGTTGGTCAGGGATATTATTATTTCCTTGCGCCTTCCTAGCACTAGGCGGTTGGCTAACCGGTACAACATTTGTCACATCGTGGTACACCCACGGACTAGCATCATCCTACCTGGAAGGAGCAAACTTCCTGACAGTAGCAGTATCAAGCCCAGCAGACAGCATGGGACACTCCCTGTTGTTGTTGTGGGGACCAGAAGCCCAAGGGGACTTTACCCGTTGGTGTCAGCTAGGGGGGTTATGGCCATTCGTAGCCCTACACGGAGCCTTCGGTTTGATCGGATTCATGCTACGTCAATTTGAAATTGCGCGCCTAGTAGGAATCAGACCCTACAACGCACTAGCATTTTCAGCACCCATAGCGGTATTCGTCAGCGTATTCCTGATGTACCCATTGGGACAATCATCTTGGTTCTTTGCACCAAGCTTTGGAGTAGCAGCAATCTTCAGATTCTTGTTATTCCTCCAAGGGTTCCACAACTGGACACTAAACCCCTTCCACATGATGGGAGTAGCAGGTGTACTAGGTGGAGCGCTACTGTGTGCCATCCACGGTGCAACAGTAGAAAACACCCTATTTGAAGACGGCGAAGGCGCAAACACCTTCCGCGCCTTCAACCCCACCCAATCAGAAGAAACCTATTCAATGGTGACAGCGAACCGATTCTGGTCACAGATATTCGGGATTGCTTTCTCCAACAAACGCTGGTTGCACTTCTTCATGTTGTTCGTACCCGTCACTGGGTTGTGGATGAGTGCGGTAGGCATCGTTGGTTTAGCATTGAACCTGCGGGCTTATGACTTCGTTTCCCAAGAATTACGGGCAGCAGAAGACCCAGAATTTGAAACCTTCTATACCAAGAACATTTTGCTGAACGAGGGTATCCGCGCTTGGATGGCTCCTCAAGATCAGCCTCACGAAAAATTTGTATTCCCCGAAGAAGTATTACCTCGCGGTAATGCTCTCTAA
- a CDS encoding ABC transporter ATP-binding protein — translation MADMGIVVKDLNFSWPNGETAIQSCSLEVPQGEFWMLLGTNGSGKSTLLRLLAGLLAPKSGEIGVLHPVGFVFQNPDHQLVMPTVGADVAFGLVEEKLPTSAVRARVEEALGAVNLSALQLRPIYALSGGQKQRVAIAGAIARRCEVLLLDEPTALLDPDSQLDLVASVRRLVKSRGITALWVTHRLDELNYCDGAFLLEKGCLVDQGEPQRLKQRLMEVHQEAS, via the coding sequence ATGGCGGACATGGGCATTGTCGTTAAAGATTTAAATTTCAGTTGGCCGAACGGTGAGACAGCAATTCAATCTTGCTCTTTGGAAGTACCCCAAGGAGAATTTTGGATGCTTTTGGGTACTAATGGCAGTGGCAAATCTACCTTACTCCGTCTCCTAGCAGGGCTTTTGGCTCCTAAATCTGGTGAAATTGGGGTTTTACATCCTGTGGGTTTTGTCTTCCAAAACCCTGATCATCAATTGGTGATGCCAACTGTTGGTGCTGATGTGGCTTTTGGTTTGGTGGAAGAAAAACTGCCAACATCGGCTGTCAGAGCGAGAGTAGAAGAGGCACTGGGGGCAGTGAATTTGAGTGCTTTACAGCTACGCCCAATTTACGCCCTGAGTGGGGGACAAAAGCAGCGTGTGGCTATTGCTGGAGCGATCGCTCGTCGCTGTGAAGTCTTATTATTAGATGAACCTACAGCCTTACTTGACCCAGATAGTCAACTGGACTTAGTGGCCAGTGTCCGCCGCCTAGTGAAAAGTAGGGGTATCACAGCTTTGTGGGTAACACACCGCTTGGATGAATTGAATTACTGTGATGGTGCTTTCTTACTGGAGAAAGGTTGTTTAGTAGATCAAGGTGAACCCCAACGCCTCAAACAACGCCTTATGGAAGTACACCAAGAAGCTTCTTGA